A window of the Streptomyces sp. NBC_01351 genome harbors these coding sequences:
- a CDS encoding helix-turn-helix transcriptional regulator has product MTDEGAPHLKSLGLLEELIEKADLDRAAVLDPTPLSLSTGLPVSLVRTGLSRGPLHEIDFQEQVAQRLDFLRETRRRPDGLPYTQADIADGAGVTPQWVGELLKGRKVPSLELAARIEDFFKVPRGFLTATPSQALNRALEEKLAGEQARQLADLRELKERFQLRSVAFRGAPETLAKMRDLLDHIMNDQQK; this is encoded by the coding sequence GTGACCGACGAGGGTGCCCCGCACCTGAAGAGCCTGGGACTCCTCGAAGAGCTGATCGAGAAGGCCGACCTCGACCGGGCCGCGGTCCTCGACCCGACCCCGCTCTCGCTCAGCACTGGCCTTCCCGTGAGCCTCGTACGCACGGGCCTGAGCCGGGGGCCGCTCCACGAGATCGACTTCCAGGAGCAGGTGGCGCAGCGGCTCGACTTCCTCCGGGAGACCCGCCGCCGCCCCGACGGCCTCCCGTACACGCAGGCCGACATCGCCGACGGCGCCGGTGTGACGCCCCAGTGGGTCGGCGAGCTCCTCAAGGGCCGCAAGGTGCCGAGCCTGGAACTGGCCGCCCGCATCGAAGACTTCTTCAAGGTCCCCCGCGGCTTCCTCACCGCGACGCCCTCCCAGGCACTCAACCGCGCCCTGGAGGAGAAGCTGGCGGGCGAGCAGGCCCGCCAGCTCGCGGACCTGCGGGAGCTCAAGGAGAGGTTCCAGCTGCGGTCGGTCGCGTTCCGCGGAGCCCCCGAGACCCTTGCCAAGATGCGCGACCTGCTGGACCACATCATGAACGACCAGCAGAAATGA
- a CDS encoding NADPH-dependent 2,4-dienoyl-CoA reductase, whose protein sequence is MSSQSRYPHLLSPLDLGFTTLPNRVIMGSMHTGLEEHEGGFERLAAFYAERARGGAGLIVTGGIAPNDAGRPFEGGSRLTTEGEAAEHRVITDAVHAEGGKIAMQILHFGRYAYHKDLVAPSAIQAPISPFVPNELSDVEVERTVEDFVRAARLAKSAGYDGVEIMGSEGYLINEFIAAATNKRTDRWGGAYENRVRFPLEIVRRTRQAVGEDFILIYRLSMLDLIPGGSTLDEVVRLAKEVEAAGATIINTGIGWHEARIPTIATSVPRGAYTWVTKRLMGAVSVPIVTSNRINTPEIAEELLADGRADLVSLARPFLADADFVAKAAAGRSETINTCIGCNQACLDHTFSGKITSCLVNPRACHETELVLSPTQLKKRVAVVGAGPAGLACAVSAAGRGHAVTLFEASGHIGGQLDIARRVPGKEEFEETIRYYGTQLVESGVEVRLNTRADVDTLQGYDEVVVATGVTPRTPDIEGVDHPKVVSYLDVLRDGAPVGERVAVVGAGGIGFDVAEYLTDSGEGASQDPDVYFRHWGVDTTYTGPGGLTKPERPASPRQVHLLQRKTTKVGAGLGTTTGWIHRAEMKHRGVVSVAGASYDRIDDEGLHITVGGEQHLVPADTVVLCTGQEPRRDLYEALRAAGVEAHLIGGADVAAELDAKRAIRQGTELAAGL, encoded by the coding sequence ATGAGTTCCCAGAGCCGGTACCCGCATCTGCTGAGCCCCCTGGACCTCGGGTTCACCACCCTGCCGAACCGCGTGATCATGGGGTCCATGCACACCGGCCTCGAAGAGCACGAGGGCGGCTTCGAGCGCCTCGCCGCCTTCTACGCCGAGCGGGCCCGCGGCGGGGCCGGGCTCATCGTCACCGGCGGCATCGCGCCCAACGACGCGGGCCGGCCCTTCGAGGGCGGCTCCCGCCTCACCACCGAGGGCGAGGCCGCCGAGCACCGGGTGATCACCGACGCGGTGCACGCCGAGGGCGGGAAGATCGCGATGCAGATCCTCCACTTCGGCCGCTACGCCTACCACAAGGACCTGGTCGCCCCGAGCGCCATCCAGGCCCCCATCAGCCCCTTCGTCCCGAACGAGCTCAGCGACGTCGAGGTCGAGCGGACGGTGGAGGACTTCGTACGGGCCGCGCGCCTGGCCAAGTCGGCCGGCTACGACGGCGTCGAGATCATGGGCTCCGAGGGCTACCTGATCAACGAGTTCATCGCCGCCGCCACCAACAAGCGCACCGACCGCTGGGGCGGCGCGTACGAGAACCGCGTGCGCTTCCCGCTGGAGATCGTCCGCCGCACCCGGCAGGCCGTCGGCGAGGACTTCATCCTCATCTACCGCCTCTCCATGCTCGACCTGATCCCCGGCGGCTCCACCCTCGACGAGGTCGTCCGCCTCGCCAAGGAGGTCGAGGCGGCGGGCGCCACCATCATCAACACCGGCATCGGCTGGCACGAGGCCCGCATCCCCACCATCGCCACCTCCGTCCCGCGCGGCGCCTACACCTGGGTCACCAAGCGGCTGATGGGCGCGGTGTCCGTGCCCATCGTCACCAGCAACCGCATCAACACCCCGGAGATCGCCGAGGAGTTGCTCGCGGACGGCCGCGCCGACCTCGTGTCGCTGGCCCGCCCCTTCCTCGCCGACGCCGACTTCGTCGCCAAGGCCGCCGCCGGCCGCTCCGAGACCATCAACACCTGCATCGGCTGCAACCAGGCCTGCCTCGACCACACCTTCAGCGGCAAGATCACCAGCTGCCTGGTCAACCCGCGCGCCTGCCACGAGACCGAACTCGTGCTCTCCCCGACGCAGTTGAAGAAGCGCGTCGCCGTCGTAGGCGCCGGCCCGGCCGGTCTCGCCTGCGCCGTATCCGCCGCCGGCCGCGGCCACGCCGTCACCCTCTTCGAGGCCTCCGGCCACATCGGCGGCCAGCTCGACATCGCCCGACGCGTCCCCGGCAAGGAGGAGTTCGAGGAGACCATCCGCTACTACGGCACCCAGCTCGTGGAGAGCGGGGTGGAGGTCCGCCTGAACACCCGCGCCGACGTGGACACCCTCCAGGGCTACGACGAGGTCGTCGTGGCCACCGGCGTCACCCCCCGCACCCCCGACATCGAGGGCGTGGACCACCCCAAGGTCGTCAGCTACCTCGACGTGCTCCGCGACGGAGCCCCCGTCGGCGAGCGCGTGGCCGTCGTCGGCGCCGGCGGCATCGGCTTCGACGTCGCCGAGTACCTCACCGACAGCGGCGAGGGCGCCTCCCAGGACCCGGACGTCTACTTCCGCCACTGGGGCGTGGACACCACCTACACCGGCCCCGGCGGCCTCACCAAGCCCGAGCGCCCCGCGTCGCCGCGCCAGGTCCACCTCCTCCAGCGCAAGACCACCAAGGTCGGCGCCGGCCTCGGCACCACCACCGGGTGGATCCACCGCGCCGAGATGAAGCACCGCGGCGTCGTCTCCGTCGCCGGGGCCTCGTACGACCGCATCGACGACGAGGGCCTGCACATCACCGTCGGCGGCGAGCAGCACCTCGTACCCGCCGACACCGTGGTCCTGTGCACCGGGCAGGAGCCGCGCCGCGACCTGTACGAGGCGCTGCGCGCCGCCGGAGTCGAGGCGCACCTGATCGGCGGCGCCGACGTGGCCGCCGAACTCGACGCCAAGCGGGCCATCCGCCAGGGCACGGAGCTCGCCGCCGGCCTCTGA
- a CDS encoding alpha/beta hydrolase codes for MKRLAPLLASAALLATTVPLLAATGASAAPGQDHPRQKPDWHRCSPEQPASYECATLKVPLDYRRPEGRKIDLAISRVKSENPAKRRGALLTNPGGPGGPGLDIPLWMSGAMSKDVRDQYDLIGFDPRGVGASSPVSCGLTDAEQEINRPYYPEKFDTDVTWARTVAEKCREKAGDVLPHITTRNTARDMDVIRAALGERTISYVGYSYGTYLGAVYSQMFPQRTDRFVLDSGVDPKLIWRGMLQVWATEAEPAFARWTRWAAERSAEYGLGDSPKAVSDTLWGLVARADREPIDFEGMKVTGDDIRASRAAFFYPAQVTPLVVALKAAAEGKPLPAGASAPELKELLAGGRSAEPASDNSTAVFWSVVCGDTGTWPRYPEQYERDAAKDKLKYPLYGDFASNIKPCAFWQRPVEAATPMRTRANVLTVQNEWDSQTPLSSGQGLHRALKGSRMVLVEGGEGHGVYLSDPASCADAHVNAYLATGRLPAQDLTTCRNAEPPAAKERRGSPVPSGPLPFPTGPDRF; via the coding sequence ATGAAACGCCTCGCACCGCTGCTCGCCTCCGCCGCACTCCTCGCCACCACCGTGCCCCTGCTCGCCGCGACCGGCGCCTCCGCCGCCCCGGGGCAGGACCACCCGCGGCAGAAGCCCGACTGGCACCGCTGCAGTCCCGAGCAGCCGGCCTCGTACGAGTGCGCGACGCTCAAGGTCCCGCTCGACTACCGGCGTCCCGAGGGCCGGAAGATCGATCTCGCGATATCGCGGGTCAAGAGCGAGAACCCCGCCAAACGGCGCGGCGCCCTGCTGACCAACCCGGGCGGTCCCGGCGGTCCCGGGCTGGACATACCGCTGTGGATGAGCGGGGCGATGTCCAAGGACGTACGGGACCAGTACGACCTGATCGGCTTCGACCCGCGCGGAGTCGGCGCCAGCAGCCCCGTCTCCTGCGGGCTGACCGACGCCGAGCAGGAGATCAACCGCCCCTATTACCCGGAGAAGTTCGACACCGACGTGACGTGGGCGCGCACGGTCGCCGAGAAGTGCCGTGAGAAGGCCGGCGACGTGCTGCCTCACATCACCACCCGCAACACGGCCCGCGACATGGACGTGATCCGTGCGGCGCTGGGCGAGCGCACGATCTCGTACGTCGGCTACTCGTACGGGACGTACCTCGGCGCGGTGTACTCGCAGATGTTCCCGCAGCGCACCGACCGCTTCGTGCTCGACAGCGGCGTGGACCCGAAGCTGATCTGGCGCGGCATGCTCCAGGTGTGGGCGACGGAGGCCGAGCCGGCCTTCGCGCGGTGGACGCGGTGGGCGGCCGAGCGTTCGGCCGAGTACGGGCTCGGCGACAGCCCGAAGGCGGTGTCCGACACCCTGTGGGGGCTGGTGGCGCGCGCCGACCGGGAGCCGATCGACTTCGAGGGCATGAAGGTCACGGGCGACGACATCCGGGCCTCGCGTGCGGCTTTCTTCTACCCGGCGCAGGTCACCCCGCTGGTCGTGGCCCTGAAGGCCGCGGCCGAGGGCAAGCCGCTGCCGGCGGGCGCCTCCGCCCCGGAGCTGAAGGAGCTGCTCGCGGGCGGACGGAGCGCCGAACCCGCCTCGGACAACAGCACCGCGGTCTTCTGGTCCGTGGTGTGCGGGGACACAGGCACCTGGCCCCGCTACCCGGAGCAGTACGAGCGGGACGCGGCGAAGGACAAGCTGAAGTACCCGCTGTACGGGGACTTCGCGTCCAACATCAAGCCGTGCGCCTTCTGGCAACGGCCCGTCGAGGCGGCCACGCCCATGCGGACGCGGGCGAACGTGCTCACCGTGCAGAACGAGTGGGACTCTCAGACCCCGCTGTCCAGCGGGCAGGGCCTGCACCGCGCGCTCAAGGGCTCGCGGATGGTGCTGGTCGAGGGCGGTGAGGGTCACGGCGTGTACCTGTCGGACCCGGCGTCCTGCGCCGACGCGCACGTGAACGCGTACCTGGCGACGGGCCGGCTGCCCGCCCAGGACCTGACGACCTGCCGGAACGCGGAGCCGCCGGCCGCTAAGGAGCGGCGCGGGTCCCCGGTTCCTTCGGGTCCGCTTCCCTTCCCGACCGGACCCGACCGGTTCTGA
- a CDS encoding DUF4328 domain-containing protein, whose amino-acid sequence MSFGTAKLPPLGAPPVRSLLRSPKGLATALTVLLGLCAATRVGAVAAGYNRYLALDALGTSPLVDAGPGWALYSGSTGLILLAMLPTAVVFVIWFHRVRVNAGVSAPGMFRSGAGWAIGVWFIPVIGWTVLPFLLALKMWAASASRLPGSAGSPVSAAPVTAWAGALGVAMVVSVSANRLGATATTADGMGTSALVGMAADLMFAVAAGLAVVFVRRLSAMQSVA is encoded by the coding sequence ATGTCCTTCGGTACCGCAAAACTGCCTCCGCTCGGCGCGCCCCCGGTGCGCTCGCTGCTCCGCTCGCCCAAGGGCCTGGCCACCGCGCTGACCGTGCTGCTCGGGCTGTGCGCCGCGACCCGCGTGGGCGCGGTGGCCGCCGGGTACAACCGGTACCTGGCCCTGGATGCGCTCGGTACGAGCCCGCTGGTGGACGCCGGGCCGGGCTGGGCGCTGTACTCGGGGTCGACGGGCCTGATCCTGCTGGCCATGCTTCCCACGGCCGTGGTGTTCGTCATCTGGTTCCACCGGGTCCGGGTGAACGCGGGGGTGTCGGCGCCCGGGATGTTCCGGAGCGGCGCCGGTTGGGCGATCGGGGTCTGGTTCATCCCCGTCATCGGGTGGACCGTCCTGCCGTTCCTGCTCGCCTTGAAGATGTGGGCGGCCAGTGCGTCGAGGCTGCCGGGCAGCGCCGGGTCGCCCGTGTCGGCCGCCCCCGTCACCGCTTGGGCCGGCGCGCTCGGCGTCGCGATGGTGGTGTCGGTGTCCGCGAACCGGCTGGGGGCCACGGCCACGACCGCGGACGGGATGGGCACCTCCGCGCTGGTGGGCATGGCCGCGGATCTGATGTTCGCCGTCGCGGCAGGACTGGCCGTCGTCTTCGTGCGCCGTCTCTCGGCGATGCAGTCGGTGGCGTGA
- a CDS encoding TIR-like protein FxsC, whose translation MSGSGRRTHASDWMVDALWSFRHDGDGGGLGRIPAQVLIDRSPTMALWRSDLALLVRALQRLRAFRTVRVGDLPSAWSPGGRLSAGPPENQLLILVSDCSSPLWRSPEWWQEVYACLRHSRAALINPLPPKLWRRVGLDLPAVRVEGPRAPDTSNADLDFRRPPLLDALPKGGPDEPSWLPLPVLSLTGHALGQWARTVTGRRSEGCDALLVPGPAPWRPSQPPEPPRTAGSLTDSYLLSASPRAARLAVLCAAYEQLDLAQLEVMSQLFEGDTTTSDLAEVLVSGLFSVSDGGPTLRFHAGVREHLQSSLGVRDVRLLRERLPHYADRLVERRRVARPESHPPASVARPAEERPVEVRPVEAGPAEAPARPSASEHRPSTREAASPYFFLSYAHTPRFGAGGPDPDMWVERLFRDLCSHVMALTNLPAGSEPGFMDREIRSGEGWSERLGRALATSRVFVPLFSPRYFASEMCGKEWYAFAQRAVHHGAVNNQSAEAIVPALWVPVPPDRLPGPAERLQFNHNAFGERYVTDGLYGLIKLRGYADQYERAVYELARRIVSTAEAARLEPSRPVDYRTVPSAFGAVGSPARTLHVTVAAATRHDLPEGRSPEYYGDSALEWNPYHPETRLPIAQVAEQVARNLNYRVTLGSFDDEARRFDSKQPPTEPEILIVDRWAMEDEHRRRRLAALDQDPRPWVSVVVPWNRYDHQSRAKEVELAERLEETMPVTMRQGRAACRAAANGVTSLEALGQILPQVVEAASQQFLRHAQVYLPPVGSHAERPRRLGPMGMDGPPAPPRLPFPADEGEMPTDDG comes from the coding sequence ATGAGCGGATCGGGCCGTCGTACCCATGCGTCCGACTGGATGGTCGACGCCTTGTGGAGCTTCCGGCACGATGGGGACGGAGGCGGCCTGGGCAGGATCCCGGCCCAGGTGCTCATCGACCGATCGCCGACCATGGCCTTGTGGCGCAGTGATCTCGCCCTCCTGGTCCGGGCGCTGCAGAGGCTCCGGGCGTTTCGCACCGTCCGGGTGGGTGACCTGCCTTCGGCCTGGAGCCCGGGTGGGCGGCTTTCGGCGGGCCCGCCCGAGAACCAACTGCTGATCCTGGTCTCGGACTGCTCCTCCCCGCTCTGGCGGAGTCCCGAGTGGTGGCAGGAGGTGTACGCGTGCCTGCGCCATTCCCGCGCCGCACTGATCAACCCGCTGCCGCCGAAGCTCTGGCGCCGCGTCGGGCTCGATCTGCCGGCGGTGCGCGTCGAGGGGCCCCGGGCACCGGATACGAGCAATGCCGACCTCGACTTCCGGCGCCCGCCGCTCCTCGATGCCCTGCCGAAGGGCGGACCGGACGAACCCTCGTGGCTCCCCCTGCCGGTGCTCTCCCTGACCGGCCACGCCCTGGGGCAGTGGGCCCGGACGGTGACAGGGAGACGGTCCGAGGGGTGCGACGCGCTGCTGGTGCCCGGACCCGCCCCATGGCGTCCGTCCCAACCGCCCGAACCGCCTCGTACCGCCGGCTCCTTGACCGACTCCTATCTGCTGTCGGCGTCTCCCCGGGCAGCCAGACTGGCCGTGTTGTGCGCGGCCTACGAGCAACTCGATCTGGCACAACTGGAAGTGATGTCACAGCTGTTCGAAGGGGACACCACCACTTCCGACCTGGCCGAGGTCCTCGTCAGCGGATTGTTCTCCGTGAGCGACGGCGGACCGACCCTGCGGTTTCACGCCGGTGTCCGCGAGCACCTGCAATCGTCGCTCGGGGTGCGGGACGTGCGCCTGTTGCGTGAACGCCTGCCGCACTACGCGGACCGTCTCGTCGAGCGCCGGCGCGTCGCACGGCCCGAGTCCCACCCACCCGCTTCCGTGGCGAGGCCCGCGGAGGAGCGTCCCGTCGAGGTTCGGCCCGTGGAGGCGGGTCCCGCCGAGGCCCCTGCGCGGCCGAGCGCCTCCGAGCACCGGCCGAGTACCCGAGAGGCCGCGTCGCCGTACTTCTTCCTCAGCTATGCGCACACGCCGAGGTTCGGGGCGGGGGGACCCGACCCGGACATGTGGGTGGAGCGGCTCTTCCGCGACCTCTGCAGTCACGTCATGGCGCTGACGAATCTCCCCGCGGGATCCGAACCCGGCTTCATGGACCGGGAGATACGCAGCGGCGAGGGCTGGTCGGAACGGCTCGGGCGAGCCCTCGCCACGTCCCGGGTGTTCGTCCCGCTGTTCTCGCCGCGCTACTTCGCCAGCGAAATGTGCGGAAAGGAGTGGTACGCCTTCGCGCAGCGCGCCGTCCATCACGGCGCGGTGAACAACCAGTCGGCCGAGGCCATCGTGCCCGCACTCTGGGTGCCGGTTCCCCCGGATCGACTGCCCGGGCCCGCCGAGCGGTTGCAGTTCAACCACAACGCGTTCGGCGAGCGCTACGTCACCGACGGGCTGTACGGCCTGATCAAACTGCGCGGATACGCGGACCAGTACGAGCGGGCCGTGTACGAGCTCGCCAGGCGCATCGTCAGCACGGCCGAGGCAGCCCGCCTCGAACCCTCCCGTCCGGTCGACTACCGGACGGTCCCGAGTGCCTTCGGTGCCGTGGGGAGCCCTGCCCGCACCCTCCACGTCACGGTGGCGGCCGCCACCCGGCACGATCTGCCGGAGGGGCGCAGTCCCGAGTACTACGGGGACAGTGCGCTGGAGTGGAATCCGTACCATCCGGAGACCCGGCTGCCCATCGCGCAGGTGGCCGAGCAAGTGGCCAGGAACCTCAACTACCGGGTGACGCTCGGGTCTTTCGACGACGAGGCCAGGCGCTTCGACAGCAAGCAGCCGCCGACCGAGCCGGAGATCCTGATCGTCGACCGGTGGGCGATGGAGGACGAGCACCGGCGCCGGCGCCTGGCCGCCCTGGACCAGGATCCCCGCCCATGGGTCAGCGTGGTCGTGCCGTGGAACCGTTACGACCACCAGAGCCGCGCGAAGGAAGTCGAACTGGCCGAGCGGCTGGAGGAGACGATGCCCGTCACGATGAGGCAGGGGCGGGCCGCCTGCCGGGCCGCCGCGAACGGCGTGACCAGCTTGGAGGCCCTCGGCCAGATCCTCCCGCAGGTGGTCGAGGCGGCCTCCCAGCAGTTCCTCAGGCACGCGCAGGTCTACTTGCCCCCCGTCGGCAGCCACGCTGAACGGCCACGGCGGCTCGGTCCCATGGGAATGGACGGGCCGCCCGCCCCGCCGAGGCTCCCCTTCCCGGCCGATGAGGGGGAGATGCCGACTGACGATGGCTGA
- a CDS encoding PaaI family thioesterase yields the protein MTFSPADAGKILNHNFAPWVLALGLTVEETGERHAVLRLPWSDELARDGGGLSGQAMMAAADTATVIAISAARGAYGPMTTVQQSTSFQRPVVGADVIIRVRVTKLGKRMAFADITLTPDGSDEPAATASTVYALLG from the coding sequence GTGACGTTCTCTCCCGCTGACGCAGGCAAGATCCTTAACCACAACTTCGCCCCCTGGGTGCTCGCCCTCGGCCTCACCGTCGAGGAGACGGGCGAGCGGCACGCCGTCCTGCGGCTGCCCTGGTCCGACGAACTGGCCCGGGACGGCGGCGGCCTCAGTGGCCAGGCCATGATGGCGGCCGCCGACACCGCCACCGTCATCGCGATTTCCGCCGCGCGCGGGGCGTACGGGCCGATGACCACCGTCCAGCAGTCGACGAGCTTCCAGCGACCGGTGGTCGGCGCGGACGTGATCATTCGTGTACGGGTCACCAAGCTCGGCAAGCGGATGGCCTTCGCCGACATCACCCTGACCCCCGATGGCTCCGACGAGCCCGCCGCCACCGCCTCCACCGTCTACGCGCTGCTCGGATGA
- a CDS encoding MFS transporter — MSPSTSLGRNKNFNVFWLGQALSVLGGSISLLALPILVLDATGDIVQMGLLTVVSGVTGIGTGLFAGYVVDRVDRRRLMIVCDLARAVCLGAVPFIWMAGPRIWVLYVLTAVVGVLKTLFDVAYVTAVPQLVRPEHLTTANGRLMSTFAFGTLLGPVVAGFLAAGVGADWALAVDGATFLVSAASLRWVTFHRPADGAGKRPTGGPGMLREMLVVGFRFLWSHPLLRPLTIQLTLLTFVTMGATDLLIFHVQEDLHRSEVTLGYVIAVSGVGAAVAALSAGRLRRVFGFGACWIASLAMIAAAVAGIGLSRSVPVIAALAAVFMFGVTLGGVCTMTLRQEVTPDHLLGRVTSAFWTVHNASGPIGVAVLTLLAKRHGVPVASLGGGALCLLILVGVLLTPLRGSRVGAQRGDSEAGPVRTGRVRSGREADPKEPGTRAAP, encoded by the coding sequence ATGAGTCCGAGCACATCGCTCGGGCGGAACAAGAACTTCAACGTCTTCTGGCTCGGCCAGGCGCTGTCCGTCCTCGGCGGCTCCATCTCGCTGCTCGCGCTGCCGATCCTGGTCCTCGACGCCACCGGGGACATCGTCCAGATGGGCCTCCTGACGGTGGTCTCGGGCGTCACCGGCATCGGCACGGGTCTGTTCGCCGGCTATGTGGTGGACCGGGTGGACCGCAGACGGCTCATGATCGTCTGCGATCTGGCCCGGGCGGTGTGCCTCGGCGCGGTGCCCTTCATCTGGATGGCGGGGCCCCGCATCTGGGTGCTGTACGTACTGACCGCGGTGGTCGGCGTCCTGAAGACCCTCTTCGACGTGGCGTACGTGACGGCGGTGCCCCAGCTGGTCCGCCCCGAGCACCTCACCACCGCCAACGGGCGGCTGATGAGCACCTTCGCCTTCGGGACCCTGCTCGGGCCGGTCGTGGCAGGCTTCCTCGCCGCCGGGGTCGGCGCCGACTGGGCCCTGGCCGTCGACGGCGCCACCTTCCTCGTCTCCGCCGCCAGCCTGCGCTGGGTCACCTTCCACCGGCCGGCCGACGGGGCCGGGAAGCGGCCGACGGGCGGCCCCGGGATGCTCCGGGAGATGCTCGTCGTCGGCTTCCGCTTCCTGTGGAGCCACCCGCTGCTGCGCCCGCTGACCATCCAGCTGACCCTGCTGACCTTCGTCACCATGGGCGCCACCGACCTGCTGATCTTCCACGTGCAGGAAGACCTCCACCGGAGCGAGGTCACCCTCGGCTACGTGATCGCCGTGAGCGGGGTCGGGGCCGCCGTAGCGGCCCTCTCCGCCGGCCGGCTGCGCCGGGTCTTCGGCTTCGGCGCGTGCTGGATCGCCTCGCTGGCCATGATCGCGGCGGCGGTGGCGGGCATCGGCCTCAGCCGCAGCGTGCCGGTGATCGCCGCCCTGGCCGCCGTGTTCATGTTCGGTGTCACCCTGGGCGGGGTCTGCACCATGACCCTGCGCCAAGAGGTCACCCCGGACCACCTGCTCGGCCGGGTCACCTCCGCGTTCTGGACGGTGCACAACGCCTCGGGCCCGATCGGCGTGGCCGTGCTCACGCTCCTGGCCAAGAGGCACGGCGTCCCGGTGGCCAGCCTGGGAGGCGGTGCACTGTGCCTGCTGATCCTCGTGGGCGTGCTGCTGACCCCGCTGCGCGGCAGCCGTGTGGGCGCGCAGCGGGGCGACAGCGAGGCGGGCCCGGTCAGAACCGGTCGGGTCCGGTCGGGAAGGGAAGCGGACCCGAAGGAACCGGGGACCCGCGCCGCTCCTTAG
- a CDS encoding cation:proton antiporter, with amino-acid sequence MDPSRLTALAPALVLLLVLAATACCALLGRRLARGFGQPGIVGEIACCLLLGAALVAWADRGGPGGLGGPGSAGVEPLAQAGHLGLALFLVGAAHEIRSGVTRLPGRAVLWLSAGSALLPMAAGALLAVWVLRTEDPRLRGTAPTAALVLMLAISLAVTAVPVLAGILADRKMRHTETGRLALASAVSIDAVTWVLLAVAVGLATGNGGFPAALAVLAAGVAAAAVLRRLAATAAVAAPAARHPRLAIVAVAALACAAAAGTRHFGLTDVFGAVLVGLALPADGERGPWTATAGALGRAGRLLLPLLFVVTGTTLASGPEAVLSWRALLYATTLAVAAKLTGSYLGARLGGLTPTTGLRLAALMNTRGLTEIVVLQAGYAAGILTPALHLALVVMALVTTALCGPLLWAVDRRAPVPEGMRRTAGRRGRVGSKRSFQL; translated from the coding sequence GTGGACCCGTCCCGGCTGACCGCCCTCGCCCCCGCCCTCGTGCTCCTTCTCGTCCTTGCCGCGACGGCGTGCTGCGCCCTGCTGGGCCGTCGGCTCGCGCGCGGGTTCGGGCAGCCCGGCATCGTCGGGGAGATCGCCTGCTGCCTCCTGCTCGGCGCGGCCCTCGTCGCGTGGGCGGACCGGGGCGGGCCCGGCGGGCTCGGCGGTCCCGGTTCGGCGGGCGTGGAACCGCTGGCGCAGGCGGGCCACTTGGGGCTGGCCCTCTTCCTCGTCGGGGCCGCTCACGAGATCCGTTCGGGCGTGACCCGGCTGCCCGGGCGCGCGGTGTTGTGGCTGTCGGCCGGTTCCGCGCTGCTGCCCATGGCCGCCGGAGCGCTGCTCGCGGTGTGGGTGCTGCGCACCGAGGACCCGCGGCTGCGCGGAACCGCCCCCACCGCGGCCCTGGTGCTGATGCTGGCGATCTCGCTGGCCGTCACGGCGGTGCCGGTGCTCGCCGGAATCCTCGCCGACCGGAAGATGCGGCACACCGAGACCGGGCGGCTCGCACTGGCCTCGGCCGTCTCCATCGACGCCGTCACCTGGGTCCTGCTGGCCGTGGCCGTCGGCCTCGCCACGGGCAACGGCGGTTTCCCCGCGGCGCTCGCGGTCCTGGCCGCCGGGGTCGCGGCGGCCGCCGTGCTGCGACGCCTCGCCGCCACGGCCGCGGTCGCAGCGCCGGCCGCACGGCACCCCCGGCTCGCGATCGTGGCCGTCGCCGCCCTGGCGTGCGCGGCGGCCGCCGGCACCCGGCACTTCGGGCTCACCGACGTGTTCGGGGCGGTCCTCGTCGGACTGGCCCTGCCCGCCGACGGCGAGCGCGGCCCCTGGACAGCCACCGCCGGAGCCCTCGGCCGGGCCGGGCGCCTGCTGCTGCCGCTGCTGTTCGTCGTCACCGGCACGACCCTGGCCTCCGGCCCCGAAGCCGTGCTCTCCTGGCGGGCACTGCTCTACGCGACCACCCTGGCCGTCGCCGCGAAGCTGACCGGCAGCTACCTCGGCGCCCGGCTGGGCGGCCTCACCCCCACCACCGGACTGCGGCTCGCCGCCCTGATGAACACCCGTGGCCTCACCGAGATCGTCGTCCTCCAAGCCGGTTACGCCGCGGGGATCCTGACGCCCGCGCTGCATCTGGCCCTCGTGGTCATGGCCCTGGTCACCACGGCGCTGTGCGGGCCGCTGCTGTGGGCCGTGGACCGCCGGGCGCCGGTTCCGGAGGGGATGCGGCGAACTGCCGGACGAAGGGGGCGAGTCGGAAGTAAACGATCGTTTCAGCTGTAG